In Dryobates pubescens isolate bDryPub1 chromosome 31, bDryPub1.pri, whole genome shotgun sequence, one DNA window encodes the following:
- the TJP3 gene encoding tight junction protein ZO-3, whose translation MEEMVIWEQHTVTLSKDPQRGFGFAVSGGQDRPNKATGATAVIVSDVVPGGPAVGHLQKKDHIVMVNGISMENVLSSFAIQTLKTCGKIANITVKRPRKVHFPVRKSSPGSPAAARCHGSDEDLGVHGAAPALHRSRDDLDHNRGYDGDSSSERSSGRYRDDLRQHKPASRSRKRSQDSSYQRQSPGSGSDRRDYSRRRSTNGFGGECGTEGLALVSGFKRLPRQDVPMKPITSVLVKQKQNEEYGLKLGSQLFIKHIVENGLAAKGSSLQEGDLILKINGVASEDMSLADTQQLIEKTEGVLTLLILRDHRQFLVNIPDTEDSQSNSSQMEDISDIDSDLSHLSSPAAAARANSPPERRKSSRDLAADATMDDAGGSDLLEAVEGDGCHSPHASPAARADHKDGYSADCKVVHFVKAKSVGLRLAGGNDVGIFVSGVQEGSPAASQGLQEGDQILQVNSTSFQNLTREEAVEYLMSLPPGEDVVLWAQSKQDIYRKMISSNVGDSFHIRTHFDFEKDSPSGLSFARGDVFHVLDTLYRGRLGSWLAVRVGRDLVEQDRGIIPNQSRAEHIASLESALKATPGANPSGARAEFWKLRGLRGAKKMLRKSREDLSSLTKQGHYPPYERVVLKEATFKRPVVILGPISDIAMQKLSTELPELFEIAPSVPRDGAASKVIKLDSVRQIAEKDKHALLDITPSAVERLNYVQYYPVVVFCEPESRQGIKAMRQWLAPDSRKSSRRLYAQASKMKKHCSHLFTATIRLSGSGNAWYEEIKDTIRTQQSQPVWMTAEQADVAVEDSLDLLSPQSRAASGYLTCDSRTNSDYEDTDAEVEGDDAYDQPGLLRSSEPVQMSPSLREQVGVPIPG comes from the exons ATGGAGGAGATGGTGATCTGGGAGCAGCACACAGTGACCCTGAGCAAG GACCCTCAGCGGGGCTTTGGCTTCGCTGTCTCTGGAGGCCAGGACCGTCCCAACAAGGCGACTGGGGCCACGGCAGTGATTGTGTCAGATGTGGTGCCAGGAGGACCAGCAGTGGGCCACCTACA GAAGAAGGATCACATCGTGATGGTGAACGGCATTTCCATGGAGAATGTTTTGTCCTCGTTTGCCATCCAGACTCTTAAAACCTGTGGCAAGATCGCCAACATC ACAGTGAAAAGGCCAAGGAAAGTTCACTTCCCCGTGCGCAAGAGCAGCCCCGGGTCCCCTGCCGCAGCCCGGTGCCACGGCTCGGACGAGGACCTCGGGGTACACggcgcagccccagccctgcaccgcTCCCGGGACGACCTGGACCACAACCGGGGCTACGACGGGGACTCCTCCAGCGAGAGGAGCTCCGGTCGCTACCGGGATGACCTCCGCCAGCACAAGCCAGCGTCCCGCAGCCGGAAACGAAGTCAGGACAGCAGCTACCAGAGGCAGAGCCCCGGCAGTGGCTCGGACCGGAGGGACTACAGCCGGCGCCGCTCCACCAATGGCTTTGGTGGAGAATGTGGCACCGAGGGGCTGGCCTTGGTGTCTGGCTTCAAGCGGCTGCCGCGTCAGGACGTGCCCATGAAGCCCATCACGTCTGTCCTggtgaagcagaagcagaacgAAG AGTATGGCCTGAAGCTGGGAAGCCAGCTCTTCATCAAGCACATAGTGGAGAATGGGCTGGCAGCAAAGGGCAGCTCCTTGCAGGAGGGAGACCTCATCCTGAAG ATCAATGGGGTGGCCAGTGAGGACATGTCCCTGGCTGACACCCAGCAGCTCATTGAGAAGACAGAAGGGGTCCTGACCCTGCTCATCCTCCGGGACCACCGGCAGTTTCTGGTCAACATCCCTGACACAGAAGACAGCCAGAGCAACAGCTCCCAGATGGAGG ATATCTCTGACATCGACTCTGATCTGTCACATCTGTcatcccctgcagctgctgccagagcgAATTCCCCACC ggagaggagaaaatcCAGCAGGGACCTGGCAGCTGATGCAACCATGGATGATGCTGGGGGTTCTG ACCTGCTGGAAGCTGTGGAGGGGGATGGCTGCCACAGTCCccatgccagccctgctgctcgaGCTGACCACAAGGATGG GTACAGTGCAGACTGCAAGGTTGTGCACTTTGTGAAGGCCAAGAGCGTGGGGCTGCGGCTGGCAGGTGGCAATGATGTGGGCATCTTCGTGTCTGGCGTGCAGGagggcagcccagctgccagtcAGGGCCTTCAGGAAGGGGACCAGATCCTGCAG GTGAACAGCACCAGTTTCCAGAACCTGACCCgtgaggaggctgtggagtacCTCATGAGCCTGCCGCCTGGTGAGGACGTCGTGCTGTGGGCCCAGAGCAAGCAGGACA TTTACAGGAAGATGATCTCATCCAACGTGGGGGATTCGTTCCACATCCGGACACACTTTGATTTCGAGAAGGATTCGCCCTCAGGGCTCAGCTTTGCGCGCGGCGACGTCTTCCACGTGCTGGACACTCTGTAccggggcaggctgggcagctggctggctgtgcgTGTGggcagggacctggtggagcaggacaggggcatcatccccaaccagagcag GGCCGAGCACATTGCCAGTCTGGAGTCAGCGCTGAAAGCCACACCCGGAGCCAACCCCTCCGGGGCCCGGGCGGAGTTCTGGAAGCTGCGGGGCCTGCGCGGGGCCAAGAAGATGCTGCGGAAGAGCAGGGAGGACCTGTCCAGCCTCACAAAGCAAGGCCACTATCCACCCTATGAGAGGGTAGTCCTCAAGGAAG CCACCTTCAAGCGGCCAGTGGTGATCCTGGGCCCCATCTCAGACATTGCCATGCAGAAACTGAGCACGGAGCTGCCTGAGCTGTTTGAGATTGCCC caagTGTGCCCCGAGATGGGGCAGCATCCAAGGTCATCAAGCTGGACTCTGTGCGGCAGATCGCAGAAAAG gacaAGCATGCCTTGTTGGACATTACGCCCTCAGCTGTGGAGCGCCTCAACTACGTGCAGTACTACCCCGTGGTGGTGTTCTGCGAGCCCGAGAGCCGGCAGGGCATCAAGGCCATGCGCCAGTGGCTGGCACCTGACTCCAGGAAGAGCTCCCGGCGCCTGTATGCCCAGGCCAGCAAGATGAAGAAGCACTGCAGTCACCTCTTCACTGCCACCATCAGGCTCAGCGGCAGCGGCAACGCCTGGTATGAGGAGATCAAGGACACCATCAGGACGCAGCAGAGCCAGCCGGTCTGGATGACAGCAGAGCAG GCAGATGTGGCCGTGGAGGACAGTCTggacctgctgagcccacagagcagggcagcctcaggCTACCTGACCTGCGACAGCCGCACCAACAGCGACTACGAGGACACGGATGCGGAGGTGGAGGGGGATGATGCCTAcgaccagcctgggctgctccgCTCCTCCGAGCCCGTGCAGATGTCCCCGAGCCTGAGAGAGCAGGTGGGTGTCCCTATACCAGGATGA